Part of the Streptomyces sp. NBC_01460 genome, GCGCTCGCCACGGCCAGCACCATCAGCACGACCGTCACGCCGACCCGCACGGGAAGGATCTTCCAGACCGGCCGGCCCTCGGGCATGTCGTAGACGGCGTTCGCCGCACGGATGAACGCCGCCACATAACCGGAGGCCGACCACACGGCCAGCACCAGGCCGGCGATCGCCATGACCGATCCGGTGCCGGCGCTGTCCCGCAGCTCCTCCACCGCCTGGGTGATGATGTCGCGAGCCGAGCCGGGTGCCAGCCGGCTGAGGTTGGACACGAGCCTGTCGGTGGCCGACCTGCCGGTGATGCCCAGCAGCGACACCAGCACGAGCAGGGCCGGGAACAGCGACAGCACCCCGTAGTAGGTCAGCGCCGCGGCGCGATCCGTCAGCTCGTCCTCCTTGAACTCCCTCAGGGAGCCCTTCAGTACCGCGCCCCACGCCCGCCCGGGCAGTTCCGTCGGCTTTCCGGGCGCCGCCTCCTCCACCTCCGGCCGGGGCCCGGCCTCCTCCGGCTCCGGCACCGGGCGGCTGCCGCGGTGGTCCTCACGTCCTGGAAAACGAAGCTTCGCCATACCCACCGCGTAACCCCATGGCGCGGTCCTATGCCCTCGGGCCATCCGCGGTTGCTGCCTTCCGGACCTCTCCCGGACGGGCCGACGGTGCCGTTCCGCGGTGTCACTCCGTGAAGAGAGGGGCGGCCCGCCGAATCCCCGGGCTTGTCACGCGGCGTCGCGGCGATGCTCACGCCGACGACGCTCCACGGCATCACCGGTGCCACCCGTGCCGTCGACCAGCCGTAGGTGCCGGCCTCGCGCATGGCGCGCCGTCGGCCTGCCGAACAGCCGGTCCTCGAAACGGTCCATCCCGTAGAGCAGCAATGCGAGCGCGGGCACGATCAGAACGGCGACAGCGATCACGGCACGTACCTCCCGACCGGTGATACTCCGTCGGGTGCCCGGTGCGGCCCAGGTAACCGACCGCCGGA contains:
- a CDS encoding YihY/virulence factor BrkB family protein; translation: MAKLRFPGREDHRGSRPVPEPEEAGPRPEVEEAAPGKPTELPGRAWGAVLKGSLREFKEDELTDRAAALTYYGVLSLFPALLVLVSLLGITGRSATDRLVSNLSRLAPGSARDIITQAVEELRDSAGTGSVMAIAGLVLAVWSASGYVAAFIRAANAVYDMPEGRPVWKILPVRVGVTVVLMVLAVASAVIVVFTGGLARQAGGALGIGDSALTVWSIAKWPVLIVLVIVMIAILFWATPNAKVKGFRWVTPGSFLALALWLAASAGFALYVANFASYNKTYGTMAGVVVFLVWLWISNLAILFGLEFDAETARQRAIAGGHPPDAEPYTRPRDTRTWDEGDLRRLGDV